A genome region from Hevea brasiliensis isolate MT/VB/25A 57/8 chromosome 9, ASM3005281v1, whole genome shotgun sequence includes the following:
- the LOC110650373 gene encoding uncharacterized protein LOC110650373 isoform X1 → MLAFTASSVGTLPLVAPVYAVKTRNGCKSQKETSCSPVSVSTQLQPYDHRSGLNKLVLSPIGLGKQLHPIYGRKHCNRKQSASITCSAAMNARCSASGQTQTVTREAPTITKAPVREPTKTPQLDDGGPGLPPGGDDGGGGGGGGGGGNWSGGFFFFGFLAFLGFLKDKESEEDYRDSRR, encoded by the exons ATGTTGGCATTTACTGCAAGTTCTGTTGGTACCTTACCTCTTGTGGCGCCAG TTTATGCAGTTAAAACTAGGAATGGATGCAAGAGTCAAAAGGAAACAAGCTGCAGTCCTGTCAGTGTTTCCACTCAGCTTCAACCTTATGATCATCGAAGTGGGTTAAATAAGCTTGTGCTGAGCCCAATAGGGCTTGGGAAGCAATTACATCCTATTTATGGAAGGAAACATTGTAATAGAAAGCAATCTGCTTCAATTACATGTTCTGCTGCTATG AATGCAAGATGCTCTGCTTCAGGGCAAACTCAAACCGTAACTCGTGAGGCACCAACAATCACCAAGGCTCCTGTACGAG AACCAACGAAGACGCCACAACTTGATGATGGAGGACCTGGGCTCCCACCTGGTGGTgatgatggtggtggtggtggcggggGTGGTGGGGGAGGAAACTGGTCAGGCGGATTCTTCTTTTTTGGTTTTCTTGCATTTCTAGGATTTTTAAAAGATAAAGAGAGTGAGGAGGACTACCGGGATAGTAGGAGATAA
- the LOC110650373 gene encoding uncharacterized protein LOC110650373 isoform X2, with amino-acid sequence MLAFTASSVGTLPLVAPVKTRNGCKSQKETSCSPVSVSTQLQPYDHRSGLNKLVLSPIGLGKQLHPIYGRKHCNRKQSASITCSAAMNARCSASGQTQTVTREAPTITKAPVREPTKTPQLDDGGPGLPPGGDDGGGGGGGGGGGNWSGGFFFFGFLAFLGFLKDKESEEDYRDSRR; translated from the exons ATGTTGGCATTTACTGCAAGTTCTGTTGGTACCTTACCTCTTGTGGCGCCAG TTAAAACTAGGAATGGATGCAAGAGTCAAAAGGAAACAAGCTGCAGTCCTGTCAGTGTTTCCACTCAGCTTCAACCTTATGATCATCGAAGTGGGTTAAATAAGCTTGTGCTGAGCCCAATAGGGCTTGGGAAGCAATTACATCCTATTTATGGAAGGAAACATTGTAATAGAAAGCAATCTGCTTCAATTACATGTTCTGCTGCTATG AATGCAAGATGCTCTGCTTCAGGGCAAACTCAAACCGTAACTCGTGAGGCACCAACAATCACCAAGGCTCCTGTACGAG AACCAACGAAGACGCCACAACTTGATGATGGAGGACCTGGGCTCCCACCTGGTGGTgatgatggtggtggtggtggcggggGTGGTGGGGGAGGAAACTGGTCAGGCGGATTCTTCTTTTTTGGTTTTCTTGCATTTCTAGGATTTTTAAAAGATAAAGAGAGTGAGGAGGACTACCGGGATAGTAGGAGATAA